The Nicotiana tabacum cultivar K326 chromosome 14, ASM71507v2, whole genome shotgun sequence genome contains a region encoding:
- the LOC107807624 gene encoding sulfite exporter TauE/SafE family protein 2-like — MNSHNNYLICVFFLVILTTFGFSFTKQTKPSSKILKFDQFLNSVYEWRIQQQKQVDANNLKLGAPTVIAGVLCFIAASISSAGGIGGGGLYIPILTIVTGVDLKTASSFSAFMVTGGSIANVVCSMFLPSPKHGGKILVDFDIALLSQPCILLGVSIGVICNLVLPEWLITILFVVFLAWCTFKTFKSGVYYWKIESEEVRRNGLLKNENFEGIEGVNINGVEESLLKKEAKGIRSIPWMKMGVLVMIWFSFFFLYLLRGNRYGQGIIQMEACGLAYWIISSVQFPLAIIFTSWILYNRDNKQNSKKQEVAACETKNGCSGMLIFPLMALLAGVLGGVFGIGGGMLISPLLIQVGIAPEVTAATCSFMVFFSSTMSAVQYLFLGMEHVNTALIFAIVCLIASLIGLVVVHRAIEHHGRASLIVFSVGIVMALSTVLITSFGAVDVWRDYTSGKYMGFKQAC, encoded by the exons ATGAATAGTCACAACAACTACCTGATATGTGTGTTTTTCCTTGTTATTTTAACCACCTTTGGATTTTCctttacaaaacaaacaaaacccAGCTCAAAAATCCTCAAATTTGATCAATTCTTGAATTCAGTTTATGAATGGAGAATTCAACAGCAGAAACAAGTAGATGCCAACAATCTGAAACTTGGAGCCCCCACTGTGATAGCAGGAGTTTTGTGTTTTATAGCAGCCTCTATTTCTAGTGCAGGTGGAATTGGAGGTGGAGGATTATACATACCTATCCTAACCATTGTTACTGGGGTTGACCTCAAAACAGCATCAAGCTTTTCCGCATTTATG GTAACAGGAGGCTCGATCGCTAACGTTGTTTGCAGCATGTTTTTACCAAGTCCCAAACATGGGGGGAAGATTTTGGTTGATTTTGACATAGCTTTACTCTCACAACCATGCATTCTTTTGGGAGTTAGTATTGGAGTAATTTGCAATCTTGTCCTACCAGAATGGCTTATTACTATTCTGTTTGTAGTCTTTCTTGCTTGGTGCACTttcaagacattcaaatcaggaGTTTATTATTGGAAAATTGAATCTGAAGAAGTGAGGAGAAATGGATTGCTTAAAAATGAGAATTTTGAAGGTATTGAAGGGGTTAATATCAATGGTGTAGAAGAATCTTTGTTGAAAAAAGAAGCAAAGGGAATAAGGAGTATTCCTTGGATGAAAATGGGGGTACTTGTTATGATTTggttttccttctttttcctcTATCTTCTTCGTGGAAATCGATATGGACAA GGCATAATTCAGATGGAGGCATGTGGGTTGGCATACTGGATCATCTCATCAGTGCAATTTCCTCTTGCAATAATATTTACATCCTGGATCTTATATAACAGAGACAATAAGCAGAATTCCAAGAAGCAG GAAGTAGCTGCCTGTGAAACTAAGAATGGATGTTCAGGAATGTTAATCTTCCCATTAATGGCACTGTTAGCAGGAGTTTTGGGTGGTGTATTtggaattggtggtggaatgcttATTAGTCCCCTTCTAATTCAAGTTGGAATTGCACCTGAG GTAACAGCAGCAACTTGTTCATTCATGGTATTTTTCTCATCTACCATGTCAGCTGTACAATACCTATTTCTAGGCATGGAACATGTCAATACTGCCCTCATCTTTGCAATTGTTTGTTTAATTGCTTCACTTATTGGATTGGTTGTGGTACACAGAGCTATAGAACATCATGGGAGAGCATCACTTATTGTATTCTCTGTTGGCATAGTCATGGCTTTAAGTACTGTTCTTATAACAAGTTTTGGAGCTGTAGATGTTTGGAGGGATTACACAAGTGGAAAGTACATGGGGTTCAAGCAAGCTTGTTAA